Proteins encoded together in one Salarchaeum sp. JOR-1 window:
- a CDS encoding cysteine hydrolase family protein yields the protein MEFDPDRTALVVVDMQNGFCHPEGSLYAPASGDAVDPVAALVERARDAGVRVVYTRDVHPPGQFDDTHYYDEFERWGEHVVEDSWDAELVVELPDPDHVVEKHTYDAFHETELDGWLSARGIDDLLVCGTLANVCVLHTASSAGLRDYRPVVVTDALGYIEPDHKEYAVEHADWLFGELTERDDIDFA from the coding sequence ATGGAGTTCGACCCCGACCGAACCGCGCTGGTCGTCGTTGACATGCAGAACGGGTTCTGCCACCCCGAAGGAAGCCTGTACGCGCCCGCGAGCGGGGACGCCGTCGACCCCGTGGCGGCCCTCGTCGAGCGCGCGCGCGATGCCGGCGTCCGCGTCGTCTACACGCGGGACGTGCACCCGCCCGGCCAGTTCGACGACACCCACTACTACGACGAGTTCGAGCGCTGGGGCGAACACGTCGTCGAGGACTCCTGGGACGCCGAACTCGTCGTCGAACTCCCCGACCCCGACCACGTCGTCGAAAAGCACACCTACGACGCGTTCCACGAGACTGAACTCGACGGCTGGCTCAGTGCGAGGGGGATCGACGACCTCCTCGTCTGCGGGACGCTCGCGAACGTCTGCGTCCTCCACACCGCGTCCTCCGCCGGCCTCCGCGACTACCGGCCCGTCGTCGTCACCGACGCGCTCGGCTACATCGAACCCGACCACAAGGAGTACGCCGTAGAGCACGCCGACTGGCTGTTCGGCGAGCTCACCGAGCGCGACGACATCGACTTCGCCTGA
- a CDS encoding phosphate-starvation-inducible PsiE family protein: MDVDRFTATSETALRALEVVAAYVLVGLFAIGVFDLGLSILQLAQTGELTETSAVVALIDDVLLLFIVVEIYQTVVAYAREESVVRIVIVAGVIAVARKIIVFQPTEYGIPEAAYVAAGYAVLLAVLVGALYVVRTTPREAGW, translated from the coding sequence ATGGACGTCGACAGATTCACCGCGACCTCGGAAACCGCGCTCCGCGCGCTCGAAGTCGTCGCCGCTTACGTGCTCGTCGGCCTGTTCGCCATCGGCGTCTTCGACCTCGGGCTGAGCATCCTGCAGCTCGCGCAGACCGGCGAACTCACCGAGACGAGCGCCGTCGTCGCCCTCATCGACGACGTCCTCCTCCTGTTCATCGTCGTCGAAATCTACCAGACCGTCGTCGCGTACGCCCGCGAGGAGTCCGTCGTCCGCATCGTCATCGTCGCCGGCGTCATCGCGGTCGCGCGAAAGATAATCGTCTTCCAGCCGACGGAGTACGGAATCCCCGAGGCCGCCTACGTCGCCGCCGGCTACGCCGTCCTCCTCGCCGTCCTCGTCGGTGCGCTCTACGTCGTCCGAACCACACCCCGCGAAGCCGGCTGGTAG
- a CDS encoding lipoate--protein ligase family protein yields the protein MRVVRGVADTRTGDGEVTKRLVEQVGAAGEPAVRVWRPDRQVAFGRRDARADGYRAAREAAREHGFASVERSVGGRAVAYTGSTVAFARIEPIADIRTGLEERYEAMVSDVQRACWRLGAPAQRGEPPESFCPGAYSLQYRGKLAGVAQRVTSNAALVSGVLVVDDHREIGRVLDDVYGALGVPFDPRSVGSLERAGATADPVEVLSELEAALAGENHRVESVRQT from the coding sequence ATGCGCGTGGTTCGTGGCGTGGCGGACACCCGGACGGGGGACGGCGAGGTGACGAAGCGGCTCGTGGAACAGGTCGGGGCGGCAGGGGAGCCGGCGGTGCGCGTGTGGCGGCCGGATCGGCAGGTGGCGTTCGGGCGGCGGGACGCCCGGGCGGACGGGTATCGGGCGGCGCGGGAGGCGGCGCGCGAGCACGGGTTCGCGTCCGTGGAGCGCAGCGTCGGCGGGCGCGCGGTGGCGTACACGGGAAGCACGGTCGCGTTCGCGCGCATCGAACCCATCGCGGACATCCGGACGGGTCTCGAAGAGCGCTACGAGGCGATGGTGTCGGACGTGCAGCGGGCGTGCTGGCGGCTCGGCGCGCCCGCCCAACGCGGCGAACCCCCGGAGTCGTTCTGTCCGGGCGCGTACAGCCTCCAGTACCGGGGGAAGCTGGCGGGCGTCGCGCAGCGCGTCACGTCGAACGCCGCGCTCGTTTCCGGCGTGCTGGTGGTCGACGACCACCGCGAAATCGGGCGCGTGCTGGACGACGTGTACGGCGCGCTCGGCGTGCCGTTCGACCCGCGGTCGGTCGGGAGTCTGGAGCGCGCGGGCGCGACGGCCGACCCCGTCGAAGTGCTGTCCGAACTGGAGGCGGCGCTCGCGGGCGAGAACCACCGCGTGGAGAGCGTCCGTCAGACTTAG
- a CDS encoding dihydroorotase — translation MRVIRDAALADGRRVDVRLDGGRIDAVGDDLDGELLADADGKLLLPGMIDVHVHFRQPGASHKETWATGSRSAAAGGVTTVVDQPNTNPPTVTGAAFDEKDELASESLVEYGVNGGVTENWDPDSLFDRPLFALGEVFLADSTGNMGIDAALFAAAVERAADEDVPVTVHAEDADLFSEDARERSDADAWSAYRTPEAEEAAVERAVEVAEGSGAQVHIAHTSTPEGVDAARAGGATCEVTPHHLFLSRDDLDDLGTFGRMNPPLRSEERREAVFERLREGKVDVVATDHAPHTREEKDAGIWDAPSGVPGVETALPLLLNAAREGELSYERVRDVTAANPARIFDLPRKGRIEAGRDADLVLVDPENVREIRGDDLHSKCGWTPFEGFAGVFPEWTMVRGEFAYREGEFGSARGENVRR, via the coding sequence ATGCGCGTGATTCGGGACGCGGCGCTCGCGGACGGCCGCCGAGTGGACGTTCGACTCGACGGCGGCCGCATCGACGCCGTGGGCGACGACCTGGACGGCGAACTGCTCGCGGACGCGGACGGGAAGCTCCTCCTGCCGGGGATGATAGACGTGCACGTCCACTTCCGGCAGCCGGGCGCGAGCCACAAGGAGACGTGGGCGACGGGGAGTCGGTCGGCGGCCGCCGGCGGCGTCACCACCGTCGTCGACCAGCCGAACACGAATCCGCCGACGGTGACGGGCGCGGCGTTCGACGAGAAGGACGAACTCGCGAGCGAGTCGCTCGTGGAGTACGGCGTCAACGGCGGCGTCACGGAGAACTGGGATCCCGACTCGCTGTTCGACCGGCCGCTGTTCGCGCTCGGCGAGGTGTTCCTCGCGGACTCGACCGGAAACATGGGTATCGACGCAGCGCTGTTCGCGGCGGCGGTGGAGCGCGCGGCCGACGAGGACGTGCCCGTCACCGTGCACGCGGAGGACGCCGACCTGTTCTCCGAGGACGCCCGGGAGCGCTCGGACGCCGACGCGTGGAGCGCGTACCGCACGCCGGAGGCGGAGGAAGCGGCGGTGGAGCGCGCGGTCGAGGTCGCGGAGGGGTCGGGCGCGCAGGTGCACATCGCGCACACGAGCACGCCGGAGGGCGTGGACGCGGCGCGTGCGGGCGGCGCGACCTGCGAGGTGACGCCCCACCACCTCTTCCTCTCGCGGGACGACCTCGACGACCTCGGGACGTTCGGGCGGATGAACCCGCCGCTTCGCTCCGAAGAACGGCGAGAAGCGGTGTTCGAGCGGCTCCGAGAGGGAAAAGTGGACGTGGTGGCGACCGACCACGCGCCGCACACCCGCGAGGAGAAGGACGCGGGCATCTGGGACGCGCCCTCGGGCGTTCCGGGCGTCGAGACGGCGCTCCCGCTCCTGCTGAACGCCGCGCGGGAGGGCGAACTGTCCTACGAGCGCGTGCGGGACGTGACGGCCGCGAATCCAGCCCGAATCTTCGACCTCCCGCGGAAGGGGCGAATCGAGGCGGGCCGGGACGCGGATTTGGTGCTCGTCGACCCCGAGAACGTGCGGGAGATTCGGGGAGACGACCTGCACTCGAAGTGCGGGTGGACGCCGTTCGAAGGCTTCGCGGGCGTGTTCCCGGAGTGGACGATGGTTCGCGGCGAGTTCGCCTATCGGGAGGGGGAGTTCGGGAGCGCGCGCGGCGAGAACGTGCGACGGTAA